Proteins encoded together in one Sceloporus undulatus isolate JIND9_A2432 ecotype Alabama chromosome 4, SceUnd_v1.1, whole genome shotgun sequence window:
- the LOC121927766 gene encoding protocadherin alpha-3-like: MIVACGDSAMGRRQLLQLILLHTAWEMGSGQLHYSVPEESQHGTFVGRITQDLGLEVSELVPRLFRMESQGDGDYFEVNVQNGVLFVNSRIDREKLCAKNLLCTIHLEVIIDKPLRVFHVEVEIKDINDNAPVFSASKQSLSVAESILPGTRFPLNGASDADIGSNAQLKYKLSSTEYFVVERKINDQRSASLMLVLNKPLDREKMPVHHLLLTAVDEGQPELTGTVHLEVTVMDANDNAPVFNQSVYKVKLLENVMDGTLVINLNATDLDEGINKEISYSFSNNDPVNIFSIQPDTGEIRVKGKIDFEDINVYSIEIEAKDKGSPPLSGHCTILVEILDMNDNAPEMSLKQMLVPLPEDSSPGAVVALVSISDRDSGSNGQVNCSLWPTGLPFKLVSTFKNYYSLVLAEPVDREQVAEYALVVVARDQGDPSLSASSSLVVPISDVNDNAPVFPQPSYTVFVKENNPPGAHIFTMSASDSDVAENALVSYWLDEKLWPLSSYISVHSESGKLYALQPLDYEELKLLEFQVRAKDAGMPSLCSNVTVQVFVMDENDNAPAVSGLQDASLSLVVPAMAGHLVGKIHALDADSGYNAWLRYELHELTNGPWQVGPYSGEISTRRAVDEAEGSSSQILLVLIKDHGKPPQSATITLSISLVMNTQVVHADSRLPKTGSGSGLLKGNVNIYLIIAICSVSSLFFLVIILYTAQHCQGQTEEAMVYGPGTATLVCTSERMGRWGI; encoded by the exons ATGATTGTTGCATGTGGAGACTCTGCAATGGGGAGAAGACAGCTGCTGCAGCTGATCCTACTCCACACAGCCTGGGAAATGGGGAGCGGCCAGCTCCATTATTCTGTGCCGGAGGAATCCCAGCATGGCACCTTTGTGGGCCGCATCACCCAGGATCTGGGGCTGGAGGTGAGTGAGTTGGTGCCTCGGCTGTTTCGGATGGAATCCCAAGGTGATGGGGACTATTTTGAGGTAAATGTTCAAAATGGGGTTTTGTTTGTAAATTCCCGCATAGATAGGGAGAAGCTGTGTGCCAAGAACCTTCTATGCACCATTCATCTAGAGGTGATTATAGACAAACCTTTGAGGGTCTTCCATGTAGAGGTGGAGATCAAAGACATAAATGACAATGCTCCTGTTTTCTCAGCAAGTAAACAGTCTCTCAGTGTTGCAGAATCAATACTGCCAGGTACACGTTTCCCTCTGAATGGAGCATCAGATGCAGACATTGGTTCCAATGCTCAGCTCAAGTACAAGCTTAGTTCCACCGAATACTTTGttgttgaaagaaaaataaatgaccaGCGCAGTGCATCACTCATGCTTGTTTTAAACAAACCCCTGGACAGAGAGAAAATGCCAGTTCACCATTTATTGCTCACTGCTGTTGATGAGGGTCAACCTGAACTCACAGGCACAGTCCATCTTGAGGTTACTGTGATGGATGCGAATGATAATGCACCTGTATTTAATCAATCTGTTTATAAGGTAAAATTATTAGAAAATGTGATGGATGGAACACTGGTTATTAATCTCAATGCAAcagacttggatgaaggaattaATAAAGAAATCTCTTACTCCTTCAGTAATAATGACCCTGTCAATATATTTAGTATACAGCCTGATACAGGCGAGATAAGGGTGAAAGGGAAAATAGATTTTGAAGATATCAATGTTTATAGTATTGAAATTGAGgcaaaagataaaggtagtcctcCTTTGTCTGGACACTGCACTATTCTTGTTGAAATTTTAGATATGAATGACAATGCACCTGAGATGTCATTGAAGCAGATGCTGGTGCCATTACCTGAGGACTCCTCACCAGGGGCAGTGGTAGCCCTGGTCAGCATCTCAGACAGGGACTCTGGATCCAATGGACAGGTGAACTGCTCTCTATGGCCCACAGGACTTCCATTCAAGCTGGTGTCCACCTTCAAAAATTACTACTCGTTGGTGTTGGCTGAGCCTGTGGATCGAGAGCAGGTGGCTGAGTATGCACTGGTAGTTGTGGCCCGGGACCAAGGGGATCCATCACTGTCAGCTAGCAGCAGCCTGGTGGTGCCCATCAGTGATGTGAATGACAATGCACCTGTTTTTCCTCAGCCATCTTACACAGTCTTTGTGAAGGAGAATAATCCACCAGGTGCTCATATATTTACAATGTCTGCTTCAGATTCAGATGTGGCTGAGAATGCCCTGGTCAGCTACTGGCTGGATGAGAAACTCTGGCCGCTCTCGAGTTACATCTCAGTGCACTCAGAAAGTGGGAAGCTGTATGCCTTGCAGCCACTGGATTATGAAGAGTTGAAACTGCTGGAGTTCCAAGTGAGAGCCAAGGATGCTGGGATGCCCTCCTTATGCAGCAATGTGACAGTGCAGGTTTTTGTGATGGATGAGAATGACAATGCCCCAGCAGTGTCTGGATTGCAAGATGCCTCTCTCTCGTTGGTGGTTCCTGCCATGGCTGGGCACTTAGTGGGCAAAATCCATGCCCTGGATGCTGACTCAGGCTACAATGCATGGCTACGCTATGAGCTTCATGAGCTGACCAATGGCCCCTGGCAAGTGGGGCCATACAGTGGTGAGATCAGCACTAGACGTGCTGTGGATGAGGCAGAAGGCAGCAGTAGTCAGATCCTGCTTGTGTTGATCAAGGACCATGGGAAGCCTCCACAGTCAGCTACTATCACACTGAGCATATCACTTGTGATGAACACCCAAGTAGTCCACGCTGATAGTCGTCTTCCCAAGACAGGAAGTGGTTCAGGACTTCTGAAAGGGAATGTTAATATCTACTTAATCATTGCTATATGCTCGGTGTCCAGTTTGTTCTTTCTCGTGATCATCTTGTACACAGCCCAGCATTGCCAAGGCCAGACAGAAGAGGCAATGGTGTATGGTCCTGGCACAGCCACACTTGTCTGTACTAGTGAG AGAATGGGGAGGTGGGGAATATGA